Proteins encoded together in one Solanum lycopersicum chromosome 7, SLM_r2.1 window:
- the LOC101257580 gene encoding pescadillo homolog, with protein MPKHYRPAGKKKEGNAARYITRSQAVKYLQVSLSLFRKLCILKGIFPREPKKKVKGNHHTYYHTKDILFLKHEPLLEKFREMRAYEKKIKKAVSKKNRDLAERLLTRKPSYTLDMLIRERYPKFIDALRDLDDCLSMVHLFAALPAVEREKIPVNRVHNCRRLGHEWQAYIARTHKLRKTFISVKGIYYQAEIDGQKITWLTPHALQQVLPDDVDYNIMLTFLEFYETLQAFVNFKLYHSINVKYPPILDPRLEALAADLYALSRYFDNRASMAESSTTSFSETDVSKDQVEGPNYDESELRLAQLQQQIPSNEPGALMHLVQNATETDEDDSDTRECKTLFKDVKFFLSREVPRESLLFVIPAFGGSVSWDGEGAPFKETDQNITHQVVDRPTQGHKFLSREYVQPQWIYDCVNARILLPVEDYIVGRIPPPHLSPFVDNEAEGYVPEYAETIKRLQAAARNEVLPMPGVGKEDLDDPQNLLVEGVIDRAEAIEAATKKRKMSVLQKQYHDELKKELRSTQISTASDGNKESVPEHVDAGEDSLPDLSQISKDADSMSKIVMPRKKQKLLKAMEIGKERKQASVDRLKERKRKIEEGKKSGK; from the exons ATGCCGAAGCATTATCGGCCTGCT gggaagaaaaaagaaggaaatGCTGCAAGATATATTACAAGGTCACAAGCTGTGAAATATCTTCAAGTCAGTTTATCACTGTTCAG GAAGTTATGCATTTTGAAAGGTATTTTCCCCCGTGAACCAAAGAAGAAGGTTAAGGGAAACCACCATACCTACTATCACACCAAAGATATTTTGTTCCTTAAACATGAGCCCTTACTTGAGAAGTTCAGAGAAATGCGAGCATATGAGAAGAAGATTAAGAAAGCAGTCTCAAAGAAGAACCGGGATCTTGCTGAACGCCTGCTAACTCGCAAGCCCAGTTATACCCTTGACATGCTTATTCGAGAGAG GTACCCTAAATTCATTGATGCACTTAGAGATTTGGATGACTGCCTTAGTATGGTACACTTGTTTGCTGCATTACCTGCTGTAGAGAGAGAGAAGATACCGGTAAACCGTGTCCATAACTGCCGAAG GTTGGGTCATGAATGGCAAGCCTACATTGCTCGCACTCATAAACTAAGGAAAACATTTATATCCGTGAAAGGAATATATTACCAG GCAGAAATAGATGGGCAGAAAATCACTTGGTTGACTCCACATGCACTGCAACAAGTACTTCCTGATGACGTTGACTACAACATCATGCTGACTTTCTTGGAATTTTACGAG ACACTCCAAGCTTTTGTTAATTTCAAGCTTTACCATTCAATTAATGTAAAGTATCCTCCCATTCTTGATCCTCGGCTTGAAGCTTTAGCTGCCG ATCTTTATGCATTATCTAGGTACTTTGATAACAGAGCCTCCATGGCAGAGTCATCAACTACTAGCTTCTCTGAAACTGATGTGAGTAAGGACCAAGTGGAGGGGCCAAACTATGACGAATCTGAACTTAGACTTGCTCAACTGCAACAACAGATTCCTTCCAATGAGCCAGGTGCATTAATGCACCTTGTTCAAAATGCTACGGAAACTGACGAAGATGATTCTGATACCAGGGAATGCAAAACACTTTTCAAGGATGTCAAGTTCTTCTTGAGTCGTGAG GTTCCCAGAGAGTCGCTGTTGTTTGTCATCCCTGCTTTTGGTGGTAGCGTTTCTTGGGATGGTGAAGGGGCTCCATTTAAAGAGACTGACCAAAATATCACTCatcag GTTGTTGACCGGCCAACACAGGGCCACAAATTCCTTTCCCGAGAATATGTCCAGCCACAGTGGATTTATGATTGTGTTAATGCACGCATCCTTTTACCAGTTGAGGATTATATCGTGGGAAG GATCCCTCCACCACACTTGTCACCTTTTGTTGATAATGAGGCGGAAGGCTATGTTCCTGAATATGCAGAGACCATCAAGCGTCTACAGGCAGCTGCAAGAAATGAAGTGCTTCCAATGCCAGGGGTGGGCAAAGAGGATTTGGACGACCCTCAAAATTTACTCGTGGAAGGTGTCATCGACCGTGCTGAAGCTATTGAAGCTGCCACGAAAAAGCGGAAG ATGTCAGTTCTTCAGAAGCAATATCATGATGAATTGAAAAAAGAACTTCGAAGTACCCAAATTTCTACTGCTTCAGATGGGAATAAGGAGAGTGTTCCTGAGCACGTTGATGCTGGAGAAGATTCTCTTCCAGATTTAAGTCAAATTTCCAAGGATGCAGACAGCATGTCCAAGATTGTCATGCCACGTAAAAAGCAGAAGCTACTAAAAGCTATGGAG ATTGGCAAAGAGCGTAAACAAGCTAGTGTTGATCGTTTGAAAGAGAGGAAGAGAAAGATTGAAGAGGGAAAGAAATCAGGGAAATAA
- the LOC101262934 gene encoding F-box protein SNE-like yields the protein MDTNFFINDNEDVLIEILKRLDGRSLGVAACVCKLWCGIARNDSLWEHLCFRHVSPPLEGVRTVVLALGGYRRLYMVCVRPVLNRLRKWRPVGIESDSEIVRRVYWTRHEVELSLSLFCVDYYERVLLTGGSGDGGGGGGGGRHDGGDAAAAPCVSSLMFLCKAVNV from the coding sequence ATGGATACCAATTTTTTCATCAACGATAATGAGGATGTGTTGATTGAGATATTGAAGAGGCTCGACGGCCGTTCATTGGGAGTAGCTGCCTGTGTATGTAAGCTCTGGTGCGGTATCGCTCGGAACGATTCTCTCTGGGAGCATCTCTGCTTCCGCCACGTGTCGCCGCCGCTCGAAGGTGTGAGGACGGTGGTTTTGGCACTAGGAGGGTACCGGCGGCTGTATATGGTCTGCGTGAGGCCAGTATTGAATCGATTGCGGAAATGGAGGCCGGTTGGAATTGAATCTGATTCCGAGATTGTGAGACGAGTTTATTGGACTCGTCATGAAGTCGAGTTATCGTTGTCGCTGTTTTGTGTGGATTATTATGAGCGAGTATTGTTGACCGGCGGTAGTGGTGATGGTGGCGGAGGCGGAGGCGGAGGAAGACACGACGGCGGAGACGCTGCGGCGGCGCCGTGTGTATCGTCGCTCATGTTCCTTTGTAAGGCTGTGAATGTTTGA
- the LOC101257088 gene encoding uncharacterized protein, translating to MGTNMEEALKAKTNAERRFVEKDILSAKNYALKAQMLYPHLEGISQMVATFGVLSAAETKVNGEYDFYAILGLDSSVDKAKLKKQYKKMAVLLHPDKNKSVGADGAFRLVSEAWTVLSDVSKRSSYDHRRSLFTLHGSGVGSYDSYSNSSVSHNRLDTFWTVCTSCHVQYEYLRKYLNKRLSCKNCRGVFIAAETGLAPVNGSYSYSSWSNGYGSHGCGATYVPTTSVYAANNGVSGHHSGPCSEHVSNLSFQWSSSGNSAPVLDSNGSSTAVSFANQASRKITRRRGRGKHEVKKMVSNGVLNGHTVCNEQIPRRPGRPPKKIKIGVEGTYSYSNGEMALKTAGEVKMTDGNGDGNLKQNIKLLNPAEASIKRHSAAPAFDARRLLIDKARAEIRKKLEEIKLAYEAAAAETEKKRKVDAEFGESGERPKGAVQEVVVHQSELGKTGSMTIVVPDSDFHDFDKDRSEDCFRPKQIWAVYDEEDGMPRLYCLIREIISVKPFKVHISYISSKTDSEFGLVNWLDSGFTKSCGNFRAFNSEIVEHVNIFSHLLSKEKVGRGGSIRIYPKSGDIWAVYRNWSPDWDETTPAEVRHQYEMVEVLDDYSEELGVCVTPLVKLDGFKTVYSRNTNKDAIRLIPRREMLRFSHQVPSCLLKGERMNLPEGCWDLDPAAIPEDLLQRVNDAKEERTTEAESPVGFDLNVTSQAETKMLMEEELGQTEYPGVPDELHGSRCGLQIQDISNDPQNLFRISTELPQSVKEVHSCEEPSRMEKNFSATPGEHFRAVTEV from the coding sequence ATGGGAACGAACATGGAGGAAGCATtgaaagctaaaacaaatgCTGAAAGGAGATTCGTGGAGAAAGACATTTTGAGTGCAAAAAATTATGCTCTGAAAGCTCAGATGTTGTACCCTCACTTGGAAGGAATATCACAAATGGTAGCGACCTTTGGAGTCCTTAGTGCTGCAGAGACGAAGGTTAATGGAGAATATGATTTCTATGCAATACTGGGTTTAGATTCCTCTGTTGACAAGGCCAAGCTGAAGAAACAGTATAAGAAGATGGCTGTGTTACTCCATCCCGATAAGAACAAAAGTGTTGGAGCTGATGGTGCATTTAGACTTGTCTCTGAAGCATGGACGGTGTTGTCTGATGTTTCCAAAAGAAGCTCGTATGATCACAGGAGAAGTTTATTTACTCTGCATGGTTCTGGTGTTGGGAGCTATGACAGTTACTCCAATTCATCAGTTTCTCATAACAGGCTGGATACATTTTGGACCGTTTGTACCTCTTGTCACGTTCAGTATGAATATCTTAGGAAGTACCTGAACAAAAGGCTGTCCTGTAAGAACTGTCGTGGGGTTTTCATAGCTGCTGAAACAGGATTGGCTCCGGTTAATGGTTCCTATTCCTATAGCTCTTGGTCTAATGGATATGGAAGCCATGGTTGCGGGGCTACATATGTCCCAACAACATCTGTTTATGCTGCAAATAATGGGGTCTCAGGACATCATTCCGGACCTTGTTCCGAGCATGTCTCCAATTTGTCCTTTCAGTGGAGCTCCAGTGGAAATTCTGCTCCAGTTTTAGATTCCAATGGATCATCCACAGCTGTCAGTTTTGCAAACCAAGCAAGTAGGAAAATCACCAGAAGAAGAGGCAGAGGGAAGCATGAAGTGAAAAAGATGGTGAGCAACGGGGTTCTTAACGGGCATACTGTGTGCAATGAACAAATCCCTCGCAGGCCTGGTAGACCTCCTAAGAAGATAAAAATTGGCGTGGAAGGTACATACAGCTATAGTAATGGAGAAATGGCTCTAAAAACTGCTGGAGAAGTTAAAATGACTGATGGAAATGGGGACGggaatttgaaacaaaatattaaGCTTCTAAATCCTGCTGAAGCTTCAATAAAAAGACATTCCGCTGCTCCTGCATTTGATGCAAGACGGTTACTAATTGACAAGGCAAGAGCAGAAATCCGCAAGAAACTGGAAGAGATCAAGTTGGCTTATGAAGCTGCTGCTGCAGAGACCGAGAAGAAGAGAAAGGTGGATGCTGAGTTTGGTGAATCGGGTGAGAGACCTAAAGGAGCAGTGCAGGAAGTTGTTGTTCATCAATCAGAACTGGGGAAAACTGGGTCCATGACAATAGTAGTCCCAGATTCTGACTTCCATGATTTTGACAAGGATAGATCAGAAGATTGCTTCAGACCTAAGCAGATATGGGCTGTATATGATGAggaagatggtatgcctcgctTGTATTGTTTGATTCGTGAAATCATATCTGTGAAACCATTCAAAGTTCATATCAGTTACATAAGCTCAAAGACAGATAGCGAATTTGGGCTGGTCAATTGGTTGGATTCTGGTTTTACAAAGTCATGTGGAAATTTTAGGGCCTTCAACTCTGAAATTGTTGAGCATGTAAACATATTCTCTCACCTGCTAAGTAAGGAGAAAGTTGGAAGGGGAGGTAGTATTAGAATCTACCCAAAAAGTGGAGACATTTGGGCTGTATATCGAAATTGGTCACCAGATTGGGACGAAACCACCCCAGCTGAAGTAAGGCACCAGTATGAAATGGTTGAGGTTCTTGATGATTATTCTGAAGAGCTTGGTGTCTGTGTTACTCCTTTGGTTAAACTTGATGGGTTCAAGACAGTATACTCTAGAAACACTAACAAAGATGCAATTCGATTGATTCCAAGAAGAGAGATGTTACGATTTTCACATCAGGTACCATCTTGCTTACTGAAAGGTGAAAGAATGAACCTGCCTGAAGGGTGCTGGGATCTTGACCCTGCTGCAATTCCAGAAGATTTACTTCAGCGAGTAAATGACGCCAAGGAGGAAAGAACTACTGAAGCTGAAAGCCCAGTGGGATTTGATCTAAATGTGACATCTCAGGCTGAAACCAAAATGTTGATGGAAGAAGAACTTGGACAAACAGAATATCCTGGTGTTCCTGATGAGCTCCATGGCTCTAGATGTGGTTTGCAGATTCAAGATATCTCGAATGATCCACAAAACCTGTTCAGGATTTCCACTGAGCTTCCTCAATCTGTAAAGGAAGTTCATAGTTGTGAAGAACCCAGCAGAATGGAAAAAAATTTCTCTGCTACACCAGGTGAGCATTTTCGGGCTGTAACAGAGGTATAG